The proteins below are encoded in one region of Hordeum vulgare subsp. vulgare chromosome 3H, MorexV3_pseudomolecules_assembly, whole genome shotgun sequence:
- the LOC123441261 gene encoding uncharacterized protein LOC123441261, with protein sequence MQTVNCHYQDQRVLGDERRRGGSVLALPGREEERRERPRPPRTRGGEEGASSPSQDERRRGGSVLALPGRVEERRERPRPPRTSGGEEGASSPSQDEWRRGGSRVRRRPNHPLLHLAGTLGPQHSFLSPPSLNWIEDSGTTARVLRGVATTAVAAWIPSRTSELASLSLGVSAAAAAAAC encoded by the exons ATGCAGACCGTGAACTGCCACTACCAGGACCAACGCGTCCTCGGCgacgagaggaggagaggagggagcgtcCTCGCCCTCCCAGgacgagaggaggagaggagggagcgtcCTCGCCCTCCCAGgacgagaggaggagaggagggagcgtcCTCGCCCTCCCAGgacgagaggaggagaggagggagcgtcCTCGCCCTCCCAGGACgagtggaggagaggagggagcgtcCTCGCCCTCCCAGGACgagtggaggagaggagggagcgtcCTCGCCCTCCCAGGACgagtggaggagaggagggagcagGGTCCGTCGGCGACCTAACCATCCTCTCCTGCATCTCGCCG GAACCCTCGGTCCCCAGCACTCTTTTCTGTCCCCACCGAGTCTAAATTGGATCGAGGATTCAGGTACGACAGCACGAGTGCTCCGGGGCGTTGCTACCACCGCCGTCGCTGCGTGGATTCCGTCGCGGACATCTGAACTCGCCTCGCTGTCGCTTGGAGtgtccgctgccgccgccgccgccgcctgttgA